From the genome of Oryza glaberrima chromosome 1, OglaRS2, whole genome shotgun sequence:
AAATTAGATGGAAAATTAGCCAAATGGATATTTGGAGAGTCGGATTTAGAGAGATTGTTAGAGATGCTTTAATAGAATGTGAACAATCCACCCCTACAATTTTGTTATTGGGTTTTCCAAATTGATAATAGGAAGTGAAAAAAACTTCTCTCTCCAAGAGAAAgcctaaatttaattttaaaaactaaaagtGGGCCCTTCTGTTAAACTACCTACCGAAATTTTTGTTTTCCCATCGTCCCCATGCAAAAAAGAAATGCTCCTGTCCTTTAGAAAAGAATTGCTCATGCACCCAAAACTCAGTCCACGCGCTCCCTGCCCCGATGCTACGCAGATCTCTCGTGAGGAACCGCTGGGCAGGAGTTGGGATAGGGGGATGGGGGCAGGAGTTGGGATGGGGGGATGGATTGGGATTTGGGAGGGAGGCCACGCCCTCAGATGAGAGTGAGAATCAAGGAGATAGGAACTCCAAAAGGTTAGGAACTCTAGAGGCTGTGTTTGCAAGAGCAAGTTCCCAGCACTtccctctcgttttccgcgcgcacgctttttaaactgttaaacggtgtgtttttttaaaatgtttctatatgaaagttgtttataaaaatcatattgatccatttttaaaaaagaatagctaatacttaattaattacgcgctAATTGGCTATTCTATTTTTTGTGTGTAAGTTCCATTCTCCCCTAACAAACGCAGCCGAGACTGTTGGAACATAATCTTgggccaaaataaaaaaaaaggattgggAATGGATTAgtagactgttggtgatgctcaaTTTACCAAGTAGTACTAGGGTACAGGCCTTTGTGCGCCTGTCTTATGTGTCAAGCCCGAATGCCCACTAGTTCGGTCGCAGCCGCCAGCGGGTCAACGAGCGAAGACGAAAGTGACAGGGCAAGCGTAGCAGTGAGGTAGCTAACCCTAGCGGGGGCGCGCGGGAGCGCGCCGCATTGTTCCTGAGAGCTAGCCAGAAGGCCAACGGCGGTCGATCGTTGTCTCGGTGAGCCTGTTAGGCACCGTTGGAGGAGATTGAAATCAAGGTAAAAAATCCCTAATTTCATACTTGGGAAAATCTCTGTTGAACATGTCCTAGTTTTTCAGTTAAACCGCTTCGAATTTCCATCTGTGGAGCTGATTCAGAAACCTGTTGTGACGTCAGCTAAAAATTGTTGTCATCAGTACGAAATGGAATTAGTTTGGAAGCACATTAAGTCGTCATCGGTAGCTACAAATTTGGGTGGAAATCCAAAATCCACCAAACAGCAATATATTACAAGTGCCAGTTTCACAGATATCAAAATTGTTGCATTAGGGGGGATGCGAAAGAATGGTGTCCCGCTGTCTACATGGGATTCACGCTATTGGCATCTCCGTACCTGAACTTTTGTCCTGAGCCCTGTGGCACCGTGGAGAAACCTTTGTGTTTGATGGTGCTTCTATTCGTGTCTCAGTTTTGGTACTTTGGTTACAGTTTGTGTTGCTGTTATAAGGGGCAGCATTGTTTGGCATCTGTTTTCCCTGTCTTTTTTGTCTTTGGTAACCAGTAAAACCTCGTGGActtgtttgtattttaaaagCTGGGTAATTGAAAAGTGTACCTTGTATCTACAAGTTGGTACGATGCAGCTAGCTCCTGGTTCCAAAGAAAAATGCTGCTTTCACTCTTCCGGGTTTGTTTGGATTGTTGCCATTTTGAACCTTACCATAAAATTTGGGaagctaaaattttggcaatcctAAAAAGTTGGCGAAGTGTGggtgtttggtttgtggccaAAATTTGTGGAATGTTATAGATGATGTACTATTTTTTGGCAACAATAGAAATGCATGCCAATTCCCTTGCTATTGCCAAGTTTTCTGGTATGGTTTGTTTGGGCTATAATCCAAACAGACCCTACATTCCCAATCACTGAAGAAACATGGATGACTCATGATCTGTCATGTGTTTCATCTGTAACAACACAGAGAAGATAGGAACATATGTACCATGCAGAAATTAGCATAGGTGCAGAATTAAACACCGCTGATCAGTCCTGACTATGTATAATCTTTTCAAAACTAAAGTACATTACTAAATTATTTGACGGACACCATGTTACCACCCACTTATCTTCAGAGAGCAAGGATCCAAGCCAGCATCTCAGATTGAAGGAAAGGAGATGGAGTCTCTCCCTGTGCCGAGTGTTCAGTCAATGGTGGCGGCTGAAGGTGGTGCCCATGTGCCACCCAGGTACATCCGCCCGAGAGATGAGGCAGTTGCTACTGATGGAGAGACAGAGATCCCTGTCATTGACTTCCAGAGGCTGCAACTCGGCCATGACGAGGAGATGGCACGTCTTGACAGGGCCTGCCAGGACTGGGGCTTTTTCCAGGTTAATTAGGAGTTGTACTTCTTCTGAATACACATTCTGCTAATCTGATGCTGCCAACTGATGATTGAACTGGTTGCCTTCTTTTGCTTGCAGCTAATAAATCACAGCGTCCCAGAAGATGTGGTTGATGGGATGAAGGCCAACGCCCGGGGATTCTTTGAGCTGCCAGCGGAAACCAAGAAGCAGTTTGCTCAGGAGCGAGGGCAGCTTGATGGTTATGGCCAGCTGTTTGTTGTCTCGGAAGATCAGAAGCTCGACTGGGCTGACATTCTCTTCCTCAATACGCTGCCAGTGCAGAACAGGAATTTCAGATTCTGGCCTAACCAACTTGCTAAATTCAGGTAAGTACATAGTCCGATTTGATCTGATGGTGATGTTTATTTTGCAACATGAACTGCAAACCTGAGTGTGATTAATTTAGATCGGCACTGGACAAATACTCTGCTGCTGTGAAGAGCATAGTGGATTTCCTCTTGGTTACAGTGGCGAACAACTTGGGAGTGGATCCAGAGGTGATTGCGAACAAATGTGGCACTGATGGGATCCAGGCGGTGAGGATGAACTACTACCCTCCGTGTGTTCAGGCGGACAAAGTCATCGGCTTCTCTCCTCACTCTGACTCTGATCTATTGACCCTTGTCCTCCAAGTGAATGAGGTGGATGGCCTGCAGATCAAGAGAAACGAGACCTGGTTTCCTGTTAGGCCTTTGGAAGGCGCTTTCATTGTCAACGTGGGAGACATTCTTCAGGTAGTAGCATAATATACATTTCTTTACTCAACGCTGCCTGCTAGTTGTTTGATCTAAACTGAAACTAAAACTACACTGTCTGCTGTTGCTGATGGATTTcccatgcatccatgcacagaTATTCACAAACGGGAGGTACAAAAGTGCTGAGCACCGAGCTGTTGTCGACATGAAGAAAGAGCGGCTGTCTATAGCAGCCTTCCATTCTCCAAGTGTCCATGCTGTCATTGGTcctctgaaggagatggtggcgcatgAACATGAAGCTGTTTACAGGAGCATAGGCCATGATGAGTTTATGaagctcttcttctcctccaagCTGGAGGGGAAGAGCTTCTTGGACAGGATGAAGAAGCTCTAAATCAAAGCTGAGAGTAAGATCAGTGACAGAGAATCAGATCGAGTGATCGACAAGCATCCTGTTGTGCTTGCTGGCATTCGATGAGGTATTGGACTTGAGGGCAAAGGATGCAAGGGGTCCAACTCCAAGGTAAGTACTTAGAACCCATTGTAGTCTCTATTCATATCATTGTATTATCCTTGAGAGAGTACGTAGAACCCATTGTAGCCATCCGTGTGCTTGTTGAAATGGCTGCAACTCTGTAACAGTGGAAGATTCAGGCACACAAAAATTTCAGACAAATGTTCGTAAGATTTCTGTAGGGATCAGATAGAATTGTTGATGGTCttcagattgttttttttatggccaATGATATTCATACCtcaaatatatttgatatgaccTAAATCAAATTAAAACTCAACAGATGTTAGTATTAGATCAGTTTTCGGTGATATTTGCATGGCAATTTTCGGTGATGTTTGCATGCCATACTGCAATTGCACTTGAGTTGAGGCAAAgttaaattgaattttaatgaTGCTATTCAACGTTTACAAATGCTTATGTGTTTACAACTATTTCAATCCTACATACATGGTGTTACTTAAATAAATTCAAATCTTTAGGTGGTGATTTATAAAGTTTTATCTGATCATCAGTTTTACTATTTTGATTACAACTTGGAACCTTTTCTTTTGGCACGGGAGTGCTTAcattaaaaataagaaagtaactgcatatattttcaaatggctgaagttatttatttttaccaGTGTCAGTGATATTCATGATAGATATTGGCTTGCAAACATCATCAACTGTGCATGCCTTTTGGATATCttttcctccattttttatGCAGTATATTCTTGCGCATGGAAGTTGTAAACATCCCtgtaaaaatagatataatttacTCTATTCTTTCTCGTCATGTGCCTATGGTCAACAGTACTAAGATTTTTCCTCGATTTTAGTATAGCATAGCTATGCGCTCTTGATTTTCACAGATTTGGTTGTCTGGCATGAGTGTATAATGACAAGACTGCTCCGAAGAATGTGATTACTTGTTTGGCTGCCATCTTAGGTGTAGATATCTGCGAATGATTTTGGTGTGCTGCCATCTTAGGAGTAGATATCTGCGAATGATTTTGATGTTTGCCATACATTCTGATTATTTTATAATTGCAAGCTCTCTATAATTCGCTCCCCAAAGGAAGTCTATTATTAGTCTTTAAATTCATTGCATATGCTTTGCAATTTAGATTGTCCAATTTATAGTATTATAGTTGATTGACATCATTTGGAGGTTTTTGAAGTAACTATTGTTGTATTCATAAATACATTTACAGAACACTGCACATGTTTACTGTGTTTTCACGTTATGCCATgctatattatatatgtatttgagaCCGTTGCAAAGCCAAAAAAGATTAAACACTATTACAAAATCCCTAATAGGGGACGCCCTTATATGTGTAGGTTCATCCAAAACCGGCGCATATAAGGCTTTCTATGCTTTTTCAACCCCTCATATgggttcaaaaataaaaaaaccgacacttataataccttataggtgttggtttattaaaaaaaccgacactAATATAAATGCTAGTTTTTCTAATAAACTGGCACTTTCATGTAGGATAAAAGTGTTAAAAAAAGTCACTTTTAGGAATAGAGCCAAGCCGAACACTCCACTCTTTAGTCTTCCTCAGTCCCAACTTCATCTTGTCCTCTCAGCCTATGTATCTGTCGAACACTCAGTCCCTTCCTCCTAGCCTCTCACTCTCGAATATTCCATCCACTCTCTTCCAACCTTACGGAGCTGGCGAGCGATGCGACGGTGATGGCCCGCCTCTCCTCGGCAACGCGATGGCGACGGAGGTCTTGACCCCTCGCCACCTCTGACCATGGCCTTGACCCCTCAGCCGAATTTAATGGCGACACCGGTGGCACCGACGCCAGATCCGAGAGGCTCGAGCTTAGGGGCTATCGGCCTCAACCACACGATGGGGGTCgcctggtttggccgaaccggCCAGTCAATGGCCACCTGCCACTTTTGGCAGGGTAAcggctagtgggccccacaggtcagttttgaccgttgtgggtgcactacttaagccaaccggccgggagagggaACTCCACcacatttcaacacattttcattcactctccaaagtttgctctcaaattcattcaagctttgatagtttccttcaaattcaaatacttagttgcatatatacaagttgctttggtgaaactaaccggcgggtgaaacTCTTGCTATTCTAACCCCGccgagttagtccgttcttgctccattgtgcagaatgaggaggcgattgtctcgtctgttcaaggggtTCGGCTCTTCGtcaagtcatcatgacgagtctagcaCTCGTTCATCAGCTGATGTCTCAATGGAGGATGCCGACGCTCCGTGACGTCTCCCGAACGACGCCGATCTCGACCTTGTTGGTGATCGGgaaagacaagcctactacatgctgagagaccgggagtatgctcacacgcgagaGTACTCCGGAGCTGctaaaaaagataggtatggatgctgattttcgtgctatttggaaagctATTGGTTagcagagatttgctgtggtagatgagtctggttctcgtttgcttactttgcaattcctgtgtactttgaaataaatagaagatggaattttctttcgctttttccataaggaatacacacttacatggaaaggattaagtacacttcttggctttcacgattcctgtaaaatcgatctctaGAAATGAATtcctgggttcgagaaaaataggtttcgggaagatatttctggtgctccaatttgcaagaaacctagaacaaatgatatccataatcctacgcTTAGGcttatgcacaaatggattgctatgactttgtttcctagaggtgatcttagacccattaggggggatgaattgattatcatgtttgccatggttagaaacaATAAAGTttctcctgtgaaatgtatgataagacaATGGTTAGAGAGTATAAGATTTtatgctcctgttgagtgcacttctctgattacctggatagcaaaagggctaggggttgTGAGTGACCAAATTGCTTTcatctcagccgctcgtccctgtattgatgagaattatctagtgcaagggcacaTTCTTAAACATGGAGTATATGaatctttgatatactttttccacGGTTATACAAATGAAATCTCGTTGCCAAATgcgggtatcatttgtacaacttccatgaactaaccattcccctgcagaccatagaagaatctcgtgcaggtggagcatacaTGGAGACACGCAACATGGCAAGGAATGAACGAGAaggttcatcatcctcaacacccgtgcagatgtgtgaggcaggttgggaaccaactggggatgcactCGGATGGACCCAAGCTTCACGCCACAGCATCGGAGTCTCAAGCTGGGCAAgtgccagtgaggaccggtggcGTGCGCCTCATGACATACAATGGGGGGATAACCAACCCCTCAGATCAAGTGGTATGCTTACATCTTGTGGGGACCCAACATAGGACCTCCTGTGTATAAGTGCTAGTCCATGATCAAGCTAGCACACACAGACACAAAGATAATATCACAGCCAACATCACGAAGGAAAcctaatatttaatattaataaTGACTATGATAAGCCTTATGGCTAAAGTTTACATTTATTCTGCCACGAAGGGCCTAAGGAAAATATTAAAGTAGCAGCGGAAATATGATAAATGCGTAGTAGCTCCATTCAACTTGCCACAGGCAGTCAACTGGGACTCACGACCTATTCCTCGTCTTCAGCAGCAAACTCCTCAGGAAACAGCGGGAACCTTTCTTCTGGAATTGGGGgaattgcaaggtgagtacatggaatactcagCAAGCACACAGAAATATGCATATGCAAAGCTGACAATAAAGGCAATGGCTATTTTGCATAACACAACAATTTGCAGTTataaacaatttataaataggtTTAAAACAATAGTTATAAATAACGGGTATTGCCAACTATCCATCCACACAGGATTCGTCCACACAGGACCACATAGCTATATTCATTAACCTGCACACAGTTCATTCCCAGTTTTCACAATTTACCCCTCATGAGATATCACCGAGCATGTCCATGACCGTGGACGCGgttattcgaatagattaattAACACTTTGCAGAGGTTGTACAACTTGACCCACAAGATACATCGTCCTTTTAACGACCATGCGCAAGTGTCACACTTCAGGTTGCACTGCCTTCCCCCATGAGACACCTTTCCCTCACACTGACAAGAAAGTCCCCATGGCGAACCTAAACTCCTATCATCTAGCCACCTGGGCCGACAGTGCCAAGACTCGGAATCCTACTAGGCCAGGTTCTTCCCATGAGACATGTGGTTGCACGTTAGGTTCAGATCCATGACTTATGAAGTGAAGTCCTTAATTGACCAAGGCAACTTGCCAAACTACAATAGCACACAGCTCAACAGTAGGCTCACACAGAGACCATACCCGGCAATGATCACACAGATACATTACCACCTAACCAGGTTCACACAGAACCACCCATCACCCCGGTCAAAAATGTTTTATCCGCCCGTTGTTTTACACGGTGCAACACATGCTACCGAAAAGATAGCACACATCCACACAGTTTATATAAAAGTGATTATAAGTATATGAttattcaaaattatattttgcttGTAAAACAACCATGAGCGGGGCTAAGCATAACTACTCTACCTTGAGTTGAGCCCAATTTTCAACTCACAAAGACTAGGGTGACATGGTATCATGGCAATCAATAATTATCAAAGGTAGGATAATAATAACAATTAGGTCACGCTACCCATCGATagtttataaacaaaacaatgcatgtattcaaaacaaaacatttcacaaatgggttcaatatgttcaaagagtGCACTTGCCTTGATCCCAGTACTGCCCTTGCACAACGTCTTCTGAAGCAAACTGCTCTTCTGCTCCAACGTCTACACGATTGCAAacgaaaaacaaataaacacaAAGAAAAACTAACTAAATAACATCAAATGAAATAACCAATTAAACCAGGAGGTAGAGTTcgattttagaagaatttagGAAGAAAAATGGGTCGAATCGGAGTTCAAACGGAAAAGTTATGGCCTCCGGAAGTTTGAATTCAGGGAAAATCCGaggataaaagaaaaaggaatattCCGAGAATATTCTCTGGATATTTAATTTCAGAAATTGAATTAATTTTGGATAGGAAAATATATGTGGGCCCACTGTCAGTGGCATAGAGTGTATGGGTGGACTCGGTGTATATGGACTCGATGACGTGGAACGACACGTGGCGACACAAGGCGATGAGGTGGCACTGacatggatggatctagggctgAGGTGGCATAGGTTAGGGATTATGTAGATCCAACGGTTGGGATTTGATCTAGGGATTTGGACGGCTGTGATTATTTGGAGTTTTTGGATGGCAGGTCCCACACGTCAGTGTCACAGGGAAGAGGACAAGGAGCAgctgctccaccacaggcctGGGCGTGCCCGGCCATGGCGGCATGGCGACTCCGGCACAGCGGCATCGGCGGcgttctccggcgacggcgtgcggctgcAGGGACGAGCAGCGGCGTCGGcaagaggaggcggaggcgaatCCGGTGGCGCAGCACCGAGCTTCGGGACGACGTGGAGATGACCCAtcgacgacgagcggcggacGCCGGagttgaggaggagagaggaaaacGGCGCGGAAGGAAAAGAGGCTTGGCCTCAGGGCTTTACCAGCGGCTGCGGTGCGGTAGGAagacggtgacgacgacggcgcggctcctggcggcggcacggagcaacggcggcggtggcagcggctttggaaaaagggggaaaaaggggcggtggccggcggtaTTTATagaggagggagtagctaggGTTAGGGCGCACGACGCAAGCTTTGGAAAGGCGGCGGCTCCAAATTTGGCGGCGCGGCTTGCGGGATTTTGCGGCGGCCGTGTGGGCTTGCGGCGCGGGCTCGGTCGGCGGCAGCTTGGGCCGGGGACATAGAGAGGAGGATGCCGGGCCGAGGGCAGCACGTGGGCTCGGGGCTTGGCCTCCCCGGGCCTGCAGCTCAAGAAGGAGAGAGAgctggaggtagaagaaggtggggggaaaaagaaaaggaaagaagaataAGGGCTAAACTGCAAAAGGGcaaaatagagaaaaagagaggaaggaaaaagggaaaaagacaGGGACTTCTCTGGAAAATTCCAAATATAAAGTATTTGGAGTTTTTGGGAAGGAATATTGGATTTGGATGGAATTTGAATTAGGGATTGAGCTCCACTTCCGAACTACAAATTAAATCCAACTAACTCCAATTAAGAATCACAAAGCGAAcaacgtaattaattaattaatcactttcAAACCTTTTGATTTAACGAAATTTTTATTAAGCTATTTTAGACGAATAAACCAAATGTGAATTTTCGCAAATAGGCGAGAAGAATGGAAAGCGAAAAATCAGGACGTGATACATCTCCAGgtgaatggcgctcaagttcctTTCGTttggacttgggtgaaatcaccaGGAGAATAGACACCCTTGATGTGCAGACGGGGGAGATCCAATATaacctcacggaacacatagcccagacgcaagaatggcaacagaCTGCTAATGCTCAGttcgccaacatcaacaacatgatgcagcaacagcacgacGACCTACAAGCGTACTTTTgctttcaggggttcaatccttatcaaggaccctgagtGAAAGACAAgcttcgggggggggggggggggacatcTCTCCCCCcgctgaggtaacttgtattgcattgcatatttccctttccaattgtatatttgctttccaattgcatctttTTTTGCTTTCCGTTGAGGTaactttttggtattttctattttgcaaaatagaaaataccaaaaagataggttaggtttgagtcatgctaggtaagataaactagttctctttgttgaaatgatgaatagttgctctgttttatatctcttaaATATGGGTTCGTAGGTAAGTGctctctcaaaggttaaatataagtagccaacaattatctgggaacctgaggtaaatgagctgCACTTGCTAATCTGAGTCTAAATTGTTgcaagatatgagatagtaaataagagttgctatgatcctaGTCCTAGTTTGAGTTGAATttcggatgttttgtttttcaaaatgataaattaacatcactatgaatgtggaaatgctagaatgacttacattgtgaaacggagggagtacttctcatgttctatgatcaagatcatacacccacatatatgcacatgctaaactcctacactagGACCTAGCAAttatccattccattccatttccatattaccaccaaaataaattatcCATTCTTTCATGTACTTTCTTCTCCTGAAAAGAAAATCCTttcgaaaaaaaagaggagggaaaggcatggtcattaaaaaaaataaaaataaagttattctCTGTGAAGCATGAGAatgatattgaaaaaaaaatgtagctatgccctctcctaatcaataaaagaaggatttttgggagaagaaagtaagcataAAGGAGGAGCATTTTTGTTTATTTCCTCATATACCATTACcaccatatatcacacacactttgcacgatcttgatcttgagtatgtttagtcatctgctttagtctaagtttttgacttagtaataaatgtgaatgcaagtatgccatgtttaatatctaccgagctccacatatcaaaccttagagtaggaatcaaaaaggcaaaaatGTGAGGAATTTATattgatacacttagagagactgagtgaatcatttgaggaactcggctttcttttgcaaaatcatttgaaaacttccggaataaaagttgaataaagattgggtgattggtgctctaattgttgttctgtctttcaaccgcccaaggcaaAGAGAAGCaatgtctcgtgggaatcaggggtaagggtaagccaccgtgccaaagattatttaatctgagagagagtacatataccttgcacctgtacctttgagatatacagcataatagcaactcctgatcaacaaccaagtttttgtttcctttcgtccttcactcgggacgagcaaaggttcaagcttagggggttttgttgatggtcgttagcgatcagtttcgaccgtcaatattaccaaaatagaggagaactagttatgcttgcaatacatatacatgttagaataataatattccactagtctttggtttactaaccttttgcagagaataagtataaagtgaaggagaatcgacatcaaatcaaacgataaatcaatcggacgatgtcgagaatcaaacttatgtatgaatgggccaagaactcagaaataacacaaccaattgggccaaaattcacaagtctgcggagaagaGAAGTctaggaggccaccagccaaattgtgggctggttgggccggcccctggttcggccgaagcctcctctccaccattggatgtggggtttggcagggacgctccagatcttctcctgatggcggttgtgGGGTACTTCAGACATTTCGCAGTAgttacaaccgtcatacctgctataaaaggagctcactctcttcacttcaacacacacctcaagcaagagctctctcatattctttcaagttagtttagtgttcttgtggagattatgggtaccccatacccacacggcgtgGTTATTCGACTgatataggggataacttatatctatgaaatatgtaacggatcatgacttgggtattacgtttccttgtatattatggaa
Proteins encoded in this window:
- the LOC127757289 gene encoding protein SRG1-like; translated protein: MESLPVPSVQSMVAAEGGAHVPPRYIRPRDEAVATDGETEIPVIDFQRLQLGHDEEMARLDRACQDWGFFQLINHSVPEDVVDGMKANARGFFELPAETKKQFAQERGQLDGYGQLFVVSEDQKLDWADILFLNTLPVQNRNFRFWPNQLAKFRSALDKYSAAVKSIVDFLLVTVANNLGVDPEVIANKCGTDGIQAVRMNYYPPCVQADKVIGFSPHSDSDLLTLVLQVNEVDGLQIKRNETWFPVRPLEGAFIVNVGDILQIFTNGRYKSAEHRAVVDMKKERLSIAAFHSPSVHAVIGPLKEMVAHEHEAVYRSIGHDEFMKLFFSSKLEGKSFLDRMKKL